A window of the Planctomycetota bacterium genome harbors these coding sequences:
- a CDS encoding DNA-directed RNA polymerase subunit alpha, whose translation MPRIPFTNLTRSNAMAERLEMSTAEIGLSVRTTNCLEERGIFTVQDLLQCTRADLLSIANFGEKTLEEVYRSLERIGFAREAGAAALAPGDPPPA comes from the coding sequence ATGCCGCGCATTCCATTCACGAATCTCACTCGTTCCAACGCGATGGCGGAGCGATTGGAGATGAGCACGGCGGAGATCGGTCTGTCGGTGAGGACGACCAACTGCCTCGAAGAGCGAGGCATCTTCACGGTCCAGGATCTGTTGCAGTGCACGCGTGCGGACCTGCTGTCGATCGCCAATTTCGGCGAGAAGACGCTGGAAGAGGTCTACCGCTCGCTCGAGCGGATCGGATTCGCACGCGAGGCCGGTGCCGCGGCGCTTGCCCCCGGCGATCCGCCGCCGGCGTGA